ACCAGGCCCCTCGGCCGGCGACTGCCGGGCGGCCAGGATCGCCCGGCCCGCGGCCCCCCGGTCCAGTGGATGCCGGAACCCGGCCCGGTATGCCACGTGATAGTCGGTCCATGTCGGTTCGACCACGGCGACGGCCAGTGCCTCCGTGCCGTCCACCAACGTCAGATGCGCCGTCGCGCCTATGTCCTCGGCGAGCGACCTGAGCGCCGGCAACGCGGCCTCCCGCACCAGGGGATGCACCTGCCGCCCGAGCCGCAGCACCCCGAGCCCGACCCGGGCCCGTCCGCCCAAGTCACGCCGTACGAGCGCGTGTTGCTCCAGCGTGGCGAGCAACCGGTACACCACGGTACGGTTCACGCCCAGCTTCGTGGACAGCTCGGTGACGGTCAGCCCGTGGTCGGTGTCGGCCAGCAGCTTGAGGACACGCAGTCCCCGGTCGAGCGTCTGAGAGGTCTCCGCGGTCACGACGCCCACTCCTTTGGTGGTGAGGTCGGCGGCCCCCTGAGCGGCGAATGCGTCACCGAGTCCCGTCGGCGACGCGCTTCAGAGGCCGCCGATCGACAGGACGGCCCGGCGGCTCCGGGCCAAGTCGCTTCACGGCTGCGCTCCGCGGCGGCGCTGCCACGGGGCGTGTGCGTAGCGGGACAGTAGCGAAGCAGGTTCGCTGAGCGGAAGTCTCAGTCCAGAATCCGGGCAAGACCAGTTCCGGCCTGCTGCGATTCGTCCGGATACGGGGTCCGGGGCGGAGCCCCGTGGCGGCAAGCTCTTGACCCACAGAGGCAGGCGGGCCTTGACCCCCAGAGGCAGGCGGGCGGGGGAGAGAATCGCCGAACCCAGCGGAGCGTCACCGCATGCGCGTGGCCCACTCCTGCACCTTGGCGATCCGCTGCCGCAGCTGCCCCGCCGTGGCCTCGGCACTGGGCGGCCCCCCGCACACCCGCCGCAACTCGGTGTGGATCACCCCGTGCGGCTTGCCGCTCTGGTGGACGTACGCGCCGACCATCGTGTTGAGCTGCTTGCGCAGCTCCATCATCTCCTTGTGGCTGACCACCGGCCGCCGCTCGGCGGGCAGCTCCAGCAGGTCGGCCTCGGCGTCCGGCTTCTTGCGGCTGTGCGCTATCTGCCGGGCCTGCCGCTTCTGCAGCAGCATCTGCACCTGATCGGGCTCCAGCAGCCCCGGAATCCCGAGGTAGTCCTGCTCCTCCTCGCTCCCGGGGTGGGCCTGCATGCCGAACTCGGCGCCGTCGTACAACACCCGGTCGAAGACGGCGTCGGACTCCAGCGCCTCGAACGGCAGCATGTCCTGCTCGCCGGTGTCCTCGTCCTGCTGCTTGTTCGCCTCCTCCATCTCCTTCTCGGATTCGGCGTACGGGTCCTCCTCGCCCTCCTTCTTCGGCTTGTCGAGGGCGTGGTCCCGTTCCTTCTCCATCTCGTTGGCGAAGGTCAGCAGGTCAGGGACGGTCGGCAGGAAGACGGAGGCGGTCTCGCCGCGGCGCCGGGACCGTACGAACCGCCCGACGGCCTGTGCGAAGAACAGCGGAGTCGAAATGGTGGTGGCATACACCCCGACCGCGAGCCGCGGCACGTCGACGCCCTCGGACACCATCCGCACGGCGACCATCCACCGGTCGGTGCCGGCGCTGAACTCGTCGATCCTGTTCGAGGCGCCGGCGTCGTCGGACAGCACGAGCGTGGCCTTCGTACCGGTGATCTCGCGGATCAGCTTGGCGTAGGCGCGGGCGGAGTCCTGGTCGGAGGCGATGACGAGGGCACCGGCGTCCGGGATGGCCTTGCGGACCTCGGTCAGCCGCAGGTCGGCGGCGCGCAGCACGCTCGGCATCCAGTCGCCGCGCGGGTCGAGCGCCGTACGCCAGGCCTGGCTGATCGCATCCTTGGTCATCGGCTCGCCGAGGCGGGCGGCGACCTCGTCACCGGCCTTCGTACGCCAGCGCATGTTGCCGCTGTAGGAGAGGAAGATGACCGGCCGGACGACCCCGTCCGACAAGGCGGACCCATACCCGTACGTGTAGTCGGCGGCGGACCGCCGGATACCGGCGTTGTCCTCCTCGTACGTCACGAAGGGGATGGGGTTGGTGTCGGACCGGAACGGCGTACCGGTGAGCGCGAGGCGGCGCGTGGCGGGCTCGAACGCCTCCAGACAGGCCTCGCCCCAGGACTTGGAGTCACCGGCGTGATGGATCTCGTCGAGGATGACGAGGGTCTTGCGCTGCTCCACGCGATTGCGGTGCAGCATGGGCCGCACGCCGACACCCGCGTAGGTGACGGCGACCCCGTCGTACTCCCGGCCGAGCGGGCCCGCGCTGTATTCGGGGTCGAGCTTGATCCCGATCCGGGCCGCCGCCTCCGCCCACTGCTTCTTCAGATGCTCGGTCGGCGCGACCACGGTCACCTGCTGCACGACGTGGTGGTGCAGCAGCCAGGAGGCGAGCGTCAGCGCGAAGGTGGTCTTGCCGGCGCCGGGCGTGGCGACGGCCAGGAAGTCGCGCGGCTGCTCCTGGACGTACTTCTCCATCGCCCCCTGCTGCCAGGCACGCAGCTTGCTGGCGGTACCCCAAGGGGCCCGCCCGGGGAAGGCGGGCGAGAGGTGGTGCGAGTGCGCGGAGGAAGCGGCGGTGGTAGTCACGGTCTCCGTTTTGTATGAGGTGCTCGGCTACGTATGACAACCGGGCCACCCTACCGGCGCCGCCCCACCCGCCACCCCCGGACGAGCCCGGGTACCCCACGGGTGGGACCCACGTCACAACCACCGGCTCGTGCACGCCTTTCATGAACGCCGTATGGCAGTCCCATTGCAGCCCCGCCGGTCCCCTTGAGTCGCCCCGCACCCGCCCCATAGCGTCGTTCTCACGAACACGGCCGTGTGCCCGAGTGGTTGAGGGGCTCGCCTGCAAAGCGAGTTACGTGGGTTCAATTCCCGCCACGGCCTCTGGTAAGGGCGGCACCCTCGGCGGGTGTCGCCCTTCTGGGTTCAGAGGGTGCCGCCCGTTTCGTCCTGGAACTGTTCCGTCCAGTAGTGCCAGTCCGTGGCCGGGAGCGTGGCTGTGGGGTCGAGGGTGGTCAGGGTGTGGAGCATGGCGGCGGCGAGCTGGTCGTAGGCGCGGGTCGTCAGCTCGGCGGCGAGGTGGTCGTCGATCGTGCGCTCGTGGTGGAGGAGCCAGAGCGTGAAGGCGAGGGTGGAGACGTCGGTGTTGAGAGGGTGGAGCGTCGCCGCCGGCTCGCTGAAGGTCAGCACCGCGCCCGTTCTGCCGTCGACCACCAGGCTGTTGTCCCCGACCAGGCGGCCCAGACGGATCAAGTGGTCCGCGTGGGCCGGGAGTTCGTCCAGAGGGCCGACGTAGTCCTCGGTGGCGTACTCCCGGAGTGTCGGCAGCGGGACGTCCGTGTCGGCGTGGAAGAGGACCGTCTCCTCCGGCAGCCCGGTCTCGCGCAGGAAGTGCCGGGTCGGCTCGTGTGTGAGCGTCGCGGGGAAGTCGACCTCCTCGAAGCGGGCCACCCGGCCGTGCCCGAACTCCTGGTCGAGCAGGCGGGCCGGGACGTCCAGGGTGAGCCCGGACGCCGTGCCGGGGCCCGCGACGAGGGCGAGCGGGCGGATCAGGGCCGCCGCCTTCCAGTACGGCGGGACCTTGCCGCCCGTGCCCTCCTCGAAGAGGGCGAGCAGTCGGCGGGTGGCCTCGGCCACCGTCCTGGGGCCGTACCGGCCCGCGAGGGAGGCGAAACGGCCGCGCAGGCCCGCCAGTTCCTCGGTGACCGCGGCGAAGCGCAGGAGGGTGTCCAGGGACGGGGCGAAGGGGCGGGCGCCGGACGGGTCGAAGAGGTAGGCCGTCGTCAGCTCGCCGGTGCCGCCGTCGAGCAGGATGGACTCGCGCGCCATGCCCGCCGGGTTGAGCAGTTCGCCTATCACCAGCCGGTCCCGCAGCTCGTCCGCCACGCGGAAGGGGCCGTCCGCGGCGTCGGCGAGCGTGCGCAGGCCGTGCCTGCGGAGCGGGGAGAAGGTCAGCAGGTCGGTGGCCGCGGGCAGTCCGGAGCCGCCGAGCAGGCCGCGCGTCGGCGCGTGCGTGACATAGCGGTCCAGCTCGGCCTCGGTCAGCGTGATCGCCGTAACCCCGGCGTCGGTCGTGCTCATCGCTCCCCCCGCGATCTTCCCCGTCGGTGCACACGTGAGTCCGTCCACGTGTGAGTCCGTGAGTGCCACTGCCCCCACCGCTCAGCACACTACGCCGACCCACTGACAACGGCCCTCAGCAGGAGGGACGCCCGGCGGGGCGCGGCCGTTGCGCGACCCCGGGAATCACCCGCGTCCTCGCCCCGGGTGCCCCTCCCGGGATCACGTGAAGGAGATACCGCCGAGCACCACGGCCGGCGCCGCCCCGATGAACAGCAGGATCCACAGGCCCGGCCTGCCCACGCCGGGCGGAGGTTCGTGGCTCCGCCCGGCGGGCGTGTCGGGCGTGTCGACTGTGCTCACTGGGCCGTGACCACCGCCGCCTGCGGGCGGATCGGGAGCCGGTTGACCGGGCGGCCGGTGGCCGCGCGGACCGCGGAGGCGACCGCGGCCGGTGCCGTCACGACCGGGACGGCGCTGACGGACTTGGCGCCGAAGGGGGCGACCACGTCCCGTTCCTCGACCAGTTTGACGATCTGGATGTCCGGGGCGTCCAGCGCGGTCGGCAGGGCGTAACCGGTCAGATCGGGGTGGCGGATCAGGCCGCGGGGCGTCCGGAGGTTCTCCGTCAGGGCGATGCCGATGCCCTGGGTCACGCCCGCCTCGATCCGGGCGGCCAGCTGGGTCGGGTTGAGGATCCGGCCCACGTCCTGGGCGACCGCCAGCTCCACCACACGGACCGAGCCCAGCTCGATGTCGACGTCCACCACCGCGCGGATCGCGCAGAAGGCCAGGCCCACGAAGGCGTCGCCCTGCCCGGCGCCGTTCAGCGGCTCGGTCGGGTGCGGGCGGCACTGCGCGGTGGCCCACAGCTCCTTGCCGTCCATCGCCTCGGTGACGGTGGTCGACAGCACACCGTCGTACGAGGTGATCTTGCCGTCGGTGATCTGCAGCAGTTCGGTGGACATGCCGAACTTGTGCGCGAGGGGCTGCAGAAGCTGGGTGCGGACCATCTTCGCCGCGCGCTCCACCGCGCCGCCCGACACCCAGGTGTGCCGGCCCCGGCAGCCGCCGCCCGCCGGGGGCTGGTCGGTGTCGACCGGCGCCACATGGACTTCCTCGATGCCGAGGGTCTCCTGGACGATCTGCCGGGCGAGGGTGGTGAAGCCCTGGCCGGTCTCGACGGCCGCGCACAGCACGGTGGCGACCCCGTCGTGGACCTTGACCGTCGCCGTGGAGACCTCGTCGGCGCCCTCCGCGCCGAGCATGTGCACCATGCCGAGGCCGTAGCCGACGCCCCGGCGCACCGCACCCGGTTCGCCCGCGCCCTCGGGGCCGCCGGGCAGCAGCCACTCCTCCTCGGGGGTGTCCTTGGGCAGGGCGGGGAGCGGGAAGTCCCGTACCGCCTGCAGGAGTTCGGCGACCGGGGCGGGGCAGGTCACCGTCTGGCCGATGGGGAGTACGTCGCCGGTCGCCAGGACGTTGCGCAGGCGCAGTTCGGCCGGGTCCAGGCTCAGTTTCTTGGCCAGCTTGTCCATCTGCGCCTCGTAGGCGGCGCACACCTGCATCGCGCCCTCACCGCGCACATGGCCGGAGGGCGGGTTGTTGGTGCGTACGGCCCAGCCCTCGATGAAGGCGTTCGGGACGACGTACGGGCCGCACGCGAAGGAGACCGCTGCGGCCAGAGCCTCGGCGGAGGTGTCCGCGTACGCGCCCGCGTCCAGCAGGACCTGTGCCTCCACCTTCACCAACTTGCCCTCGGCGTCGGCGTGGTGGCGGTAGCGCAGCAGGGTGGGATGGCGGTGGGGGTGGCCGAGGAAGGACTCCTCGCGGGTCGCCGTGAGCTTCACCGGGCAGCCGGTCTTCAGCGCGAGCAGGCCGAGCGGGAGCTGGAAGCCCTGGTCCTCGCGGTCGGCGGTGGCGCCCGGCACCCCGGTGACGACGATCTTCACCCGATCCGGGGACAAGCCGTAGCAGGCCGCGGCCGTGTTGCGGTCGGCGTGCGGGTCGGTGGAGGCCAGGTACAGCTCGACGCCGCCGTCGGGACGGGGCACGGCGAGACCGGCCTCGGCGCCGATCGGGGCCGGGTCCTGGCGCCCTATGCGGTAGAGGCCCTCGACGACGACCTCGCCGGCCGCCTCCGGATCGCCGTGGTGCAGCGGGATGTGCCGGATCAGATTGCCGTCGGGGTGCAGGGGTTCCGCCTCGAAGGCCTGCTCCGGGTCGGTGACGGGATCGAGTACTTCGTACTCGACGATGACGGCGGCGGCGGCCATCCGCGCGGTGTCCGGGTGGTCGGCGGCGACGGCGGCGATGGGCTCGCCGTGGTGCCGTACGACCTCCGAGGCGAACACCGGCCGGTCGGGGGTGCCCCGGCCGTGGCGCGGGGTGCCGGGCACGTCCTCGTGTGTGATGACCGCGCGTACGCCGGGCATCTCGCGCGCATGGCTGGTGTCGACGGACACGATGCGCGCGTGCGCGTGCGGGGAGCGCAGCACGGCCGCCCACAGCAGGCCCTCGGCCCACAGGTCGGCCGCGTACGGGAAGGTGCCCTCGGTCTTGGCGCGGGCGTCGGCGTGCGGCAGGGAGGCACCGAGGCCGTGCGGCAACGGCTCGGCCTCGGCAGCGGGTTCCTCGGCGGTCGTCGCCGTGGCGGCTTCGTTGCTCACGCCTGGCCTCCGTCCTGGCCGTAGTGCTGGTCGTGCGGGCCCGGTGTGCCGTGCGGCGGCGTGCCGTACGGGTCGGGCGTGCCGTACGGG
The genomic region above belongs to Streptomyces sp. CG1 and contains:
- a CDS encoding IclR family transcriptional regulator; the encoded protein is MTAETSQTLDRGLRVLKLLADTDHGLTVTELSTKLGVNRTVVYRLLATLEQHALVRRDLGGRARVGLGVLRLGRQVHPLVREAALPALRSLAEDIGATAHLTLVDGTEALAVAVVEPTWTDYHVAYRAGFRHPLDRGAAGRAILAARQSPAEGPGYTLTHGELEAGASGAAAPLVGVTGVEGSVGVVMLADSVPERVGPRVVEAAREVAEALR
- a CDS encoding DEAD/DEAH box helicase, yielding MTTTAASSAHSHHLSPAFPGRAPWGTASKLRAWQQGAMEKYVQEQPRDFLAVATPGAGKTTFALTLASWLLHHHVVQQVTVVAPTEHLKKQWAEAAARIGIKLDPEYSAGPLGREYDGVAVTYAGVGVRPMLHRNRVEQRKTLVILDEIHHAGDSKSWGEACLEAFEPATRRLALTGTPFRSDTNPIPFVTYEEDNAGIRRSAADYTYGYGSALSDGVVRPVIFLSYSGNMRWRTKAGDEVAARLGEPMTKDAISQAWRTALDPRGDWMPSVLRAADLRLTEVRKAIPDAGALVIASDQDSARAYAKLIREITGTKATLVLSDDAGASNRIDEFSAGTDRWMVAVRMVSEGVDVPRLAVGVYATTISTPLFFAQAVGRFVRSRRRGETASVFLPTVPDLLTFANEMEKERDHALDKPKKEGEEDPYAESEKEMEEANKQQDEDTGEQDMLPFEALESDAVFDRVLYDGAEFGMQAHPGSEEEQDYLGIPGLLEPDQVQMLLQKRQARQIAHSRKKPDAEADLLELPAERRPVVSHKEMMELRKQLNTMVGAYVHQSGKPHGVIHTELRRVCGGPPSAEATAGQLRQRIAKVQEWATRMR
- a CDS encoding SUKH-4 family immunity protein, with product MSTTDAGVTAITLTEAELDRYVTHAPTRGLLGGSGLPAATDLLTFSPLRRHGLRTLADAADGPFRVADELRDRLVIGELLNPAGMARESILLDGGTGELTTAYLFDPSGARPFAPSLDTLLRFAAVTEELAGLRGRFASLAGRYGPRTVAEATRRLLALFEEGTGGKVPPYWKAAALIRPLALVAGPGTASGLTLDVPARLLDQEFGHGRVARFEEVDFPATLTHEPTRHFLRETGLPEETVLFHADTDVPLPTLREYATEDYVGPLDELPAHADHLIRLGRLVGDNSLVVDGRTGAVLTFSEPAATLHPLNTDVSTLAFTLWLLHHERTIDDHLAAELTTRAYDQLAAAMLHTLTTLDPTATLPATDWHYWTEQFQDETGGTL
- a CDS encoding xanthine dehydrogenase family protein molybdopterin-binding subunit codes for the protein MSNEAATATTAEEPAAEAEPLPHGLGASLPHADARAKTEGTFPYAADLWAEGLLWAAVLRSPHAHARIVSVDTSHAREMPGVRAVITHEDVPGTPRHGRGTPDRPVFASEVVRHHGEPIAAVAADHPDTARMAAAAVIVEYEVLDPVTDPEQAFEAEPLHPDGNLIRHIPLHHGDPEAAGEVVVEGLYRIGRQDPAPIGAEAGLAVPRPDGGVELYLASTDPHADRNTAAACYGLSPDRVKIVVTGVPGATADREDQGFQLPLGLLALKTGCPVKLTATREESFLGHPHRHPTLLRYRHHADAEGKLVKVEAQVLLDAGAYADTSAEALAAAVSFACGPYVVPNAFIEGWAVRTNNPPSGHVRGEGAMQVCAAYEAQMDKLAKKLSLDPAELRLRNVLATGDVLPIGQTVTCPAPVAELLQAVRDFPLPALPKDTPEEEWLLPGGPEGAGEPGAVRRGVGYGLGMVHMLGAEGADEVSTATVKVHDGVATVLCAAVETGQGFTTLARQIVQETLGIEEVHVAPVDTDQPPAGGGCRGRHTWVSGGAVERAAKMVRTQLLQPLAHKFGMSTELLQITDGKITSYDGVLSTTVTEAMDGKELWATAQCRPHPTEPLNGAGQGDAFVGLAFCAIRAVVDVDIELGSVRVVELAVAQDVGRILNPTQLAARIEAGVTQGIGIALTENLRTPRGLIRHPDLTGYALPTALDAPDIQIVKLVEERDVVAPFGAKSVSAVPVVTAPAAVASAVRAATGRPVNRLPIRPQAAVVTAQ